Proteins found in one Takifugu flavidus isolate HTHZ2018 chromosome 7, ASM371156v2, whole genome shotgun sequence genomic segment:
- the LOC130528263 gene encoding carnitine O-palmitoyltransferase 2, mitochondrial-like — protein sequence MMADLLSMRYTALLGKPEKFISRITALDICRINYSSKKPSSGDYLQQSLVPTMHYQKSLPRLPIPNLEDTMRRFLAAKRPLLSDHQFRTTEKIAQDFLNGVGRELHKELVAKDKINNHTSYISGPWLDMYLKNRKSLLHFNIFGLLRPDPKTEYNQQLVRATNLLCSTLRYMKTLRTGLLEPNVLHFQPYGAQMVDAYPLDMSQYHRVFNTTRIPGQGRDELFTNEKGRHVLVMRNGNMYVFDVVDRDGNLLKPTEIQAHLNYILTDLTPAPAFPIGILTSENRDVWAELRDKLVNCGNTDNLRLVDSAVCCLCLDDASMKKGDDMLHSLLLTNGCNRWLDKSFSLHVSKSGEAGSCMEHSWGDGMTMADIVEKIYKDSTEQPQVHPGSVAAAVDSASAVHQLQFNLDSVLKNGIKKANDNFDLHVSQLSIDFMIFGKGGKETMKKNNLSPDSMAQLAFQMGFLRMRGQTVPTSESCSMARFKHGRLEIIPSATTYTKQCSNAFVCQRDQHSVQQLKAMLYQCSRYHRQLVKEASMGQGLYCHLYGLRDLALSKDQELHSLYTDCDLDGFTLSTSTVATSVLAVFAPDVPDGFGVHYFLQDNAINCSFASYQADSHKDFSRCVNKSLEDIFTVLEEKTLS from the exons ATGATGGCCGATCTACTCTCTATGCGGTACACAGCATTACTAGGGAAGCCTGAAAAATTTATTTCAAGAATCACTGCTCTGGATATCTGTAGAATaaactacagcagcaaaaagCCATCTTCAGGTGACTATTTGCAACAAAGTCTTGTGCCAACAATGCATTACCAGAAGAGTTTACCCAG gctTCCTATACCAAACCTTGAGGACACTATGAGGAGATTTTTAGCTGCCAAGAGACCTTTGTTGAGTGATCACCAGTTCAG AACCACAGAGAAAATTGCCCAAGACTTCCTGAATGGTGTCGGCAGAGAATTACACAAGGAACTGGTAGCTAAGGATAAAATCAACAACCACACAAGCTACATTTCAG GACCCTGGTTAGACATGTATCTTAAAAATCGCAAATCTTTACTGCACTTCAATATTTTTGGGCTGCTTCGACCAGACCCAAAGACAGAGTATAATCAACAGTTGGTGCGGGCCACCAATCTGCTCTGCTCAACTTTGCGCTACATGAAAACACTGCGAACTGGACTACTGGAGCCAAATGTTTTACACTTCCAGCCTTATGGAGCTCAGATGGTTGACGCCTACCCACTGGACATGTCTCAGTACCATCGTGTCTTTAACACAACTCGAATTCCAGGACAGGGCCGAGATGAGCTCTTTACTAATGAGAAAGGCCGCCATGTTCTTGTTATGAGAAATGGCAACAtgtatgtttttgatgttgtaGACAGGGATGGAAACTTGTTGAAGCCTACAGAGATCCAGGCCCACTTGAACTACATTTTGACTGACCTGACACCAGCACCTGCCTTTCCTATTGGAATCTTGACCAGTGAGAACCGAGACGTGTGGGCCGAACTGAGGGACAAACTGGTAAATTGTGGAAATACAGACAATTTAAGGCTTGTGGACAGCGCTGTTTGCTGTCTCTGTCTGGATGATGCAAGTATGAAGAAGGGTGATGACATGTTACATAGTTTGCTGCTGACTAATGGCTGCAATAGGTGGCTTGATAAGTCTTTCAGTCTCCATGTTTCAAAATCTGGTGAAGCTGGCAGTTGCATGGAGCACTCCTGGGGTGATGGCATGACCATGGCTGATATTGTGGAAAAAATCTACAAAGACTCAACAGAGCAGCCGCAGGTGCACCCaggctctgttgctgctgccgtgGATTCAGCTTCTGCTGTGCATCAGTTACAGTTTAACCTGGACAGTGTGCTGAAGAACGGCATCAAGAAAGCCAATGACAACTTTGATTTACATGTGTCACAACTCAGTATTGATTTTATGATCTTTGGGAAAGGTGGGAAGGaaacaatgaagaaaaataacttGAGCCCAGACAGTATGGCCCAGCTTGCTTTTCAAATGGGCTTCCTGAGGATGCGTGGACAAACTGTTCCTACATCTGAGTCATGCAGTATGGCGAGATTCAAGCATGGTCGTTTAGAGATTATTCCATCAGCCACCACCTACACAAAACAATGTTCTAATGCCTTCGTTTGTCAGCGAGACCAACACAGCGTACAACAACTAAAGGCCATGCTCTACCAGTGCTCCAGGTACCACAGGCAGCTTGTCAAAGAAGCATCTATGG GCCAAGGTTTATACTGTCATCTCTATGGTCTGCGTGACCTGGCGCTTTCCAAGGACCAGGAACTGCACAGCCTGTATACAGATTGTGACCTAGATGGCTTCACCTTGTCTACCAGCACAGTTGCCACCTCAGTGTTGGCAGTCTTTGCACCAGATGTGCCTGATGGATTTGGTGTTCACTATTTTCTTCAGGATAATGCCATAAATTGCTCTTTTGCTAGCTACCAGGCTGACAGTCACAAGGATTTTAGTCGATGTGTGAACAAGTCTTTAGAAGACATTTTCACTGTCCTAGAAGAAAAAACCCTCAGTTAA